A region from the Halanaerobiaceae bacterium ANBcell28 genome encodes:
- a CDS encoding X2-like carbohydrate binding domain-containing protein, whose protein sequence is MKKAVFIFLVFCVFLSLTACDNDEPEFTLELEMTGSGSGVIRPAVGKHTYNEGELITIEAEPDEGSKFVEWQGEVTESKVEGNVYSTKVQMLKDQKVIVVFDLIEESKSAEISPEHAIFNRSESYQEDIMIEVFWNDAERIIDIQHDGQSLGENDYTVEDNTLTIKKEYLAGLEIGEISLDIEFNAGINREFKIDIIESTDAQITPSSKSFDLNEIYQKDLEFSIAFNDGESIENIKHNDSLLDNDNYHIGDEVLTIKKEFLETFSSGTVLNLEIEFAQGSPATIEINIIKTVNAEIELQKDSFDKNELYQEDIEIQIKWNDAGNIEAIKNNGEFLEHNEDYTLINDTLIISKDYLASFDDVNLEIVFDMGASAFARIEILETINASIDPDHAVFNRSQFYQEDIVIEVVWNNAESINEIKNDGQSLGENDYSLEDNTLTIKKEYLADLDIGEISLDIEFNAGMNRELKIDIIESTDAQITPSSKSFDLSEIYQKDLEFSIAFNDGESIENIKHNDSSLDNDNYHIDNEVLTIKKEFLETFSSGTVLNLEIEFAQGSPATIEINIIKTVNAEIELQKDSFDKNELYQEDIEIQIEWNDAGNIEAIKNNDEFLVFDEDYTLTNDTLTISKDYLASCDDVNLEIVFDKGASAFVEIEIMETTNASIDPDYAVFNKNEAYQEDIVIEIVWKDAEIIIGIQHDGQSLGENDYTVEDDILIIKKEYLAKLDIGEISLDIEFNAGINRELKIDIIESTDAQITPSSKSFDLNEIYQKDVEFSIAFNDGESIENIKHNDSLLDNDNYHIGDEVLTIKKEFLETFSSGTVLNLEIEFAQGSPATIEINIIKTVNAEIELQKDSFDKNELYQEDIEIQIEWNDAGNIEAIKNNDEFLVFDEDYTLTNDTLTISKDYLASCDDVNLEIVFDKGASAFVEIEIMETTNASITPDYVEFNKSEASDIEINIEWNDSKGINEIKHNDDVLIEGENYNISENTLIITKEYLLSLDDGSYKFEIDFLRGVNASITVDIAFFLPNLINENITLDQNYTIIGDLYLLGGTINLNGYNLTVKGNIYQFGGRMDISNGALFVEMDYRLQQKVTLNNQVIFSDSDGYLRMREEDGYVLVKGDFVTQSRNSHSGWLIHGVLELKGDFYQKEVSNNSNSRNNFYARDEHRVKFSGDETQKIHFDSPRNSRFARCSFKHKNIEFITGVGGWVLDGDVTISNSIEHGFGGTLDLGGHKFTIEGDFEQNTFGTIKSDKNEGTFKVKGNLHHKDGTFDLGNEGTLKIEENLYQSGGTMTINDGNLIVEKDYRIQSVVEEDGDISYNDSSGILSMQKKEGHVLVKGDFVTQSSNFSNLTDGVLELKSDFYQIERRTNNFNASGDHRVIFSGEETQKIYFDNPRNSRFARCSFDNKNIKFLTGVGGWVLDGDVTISNSIEHGFGGTLDLGGHKFTIEGDFEQNTFGTIKSDKNEGTFKVKGNLHHKDGTFDLGNEGTLKIEENLYQSGGTMTINDGNLIVEKDYRIQSVVEEDGDISYNDSSGILSMQKKEGHVLVKGDFVTQSSNFSNLTDGVLELKSDFYQIERRTNNFNASGDHRVIFSGEETQKIYFDNPRNSRFARCSFDNKNIKFLTGVGGWVLDGDVTISNSIEHGFGGTLDLGGHKFTIEGDFEQNTFGTIKSDKNEGNFQVKGNLHHKDGTFDLENELTLKVQENLYQSGGTMTIENGNLIVEKDYRIQSVVEEDGEISYKDSNGYLNMEKEDGNVLVKGDFVTQSRYSHDGRLTNGKLELKGDFYQREGRRNNFYASDDHRVKFSGEETQKIHFDSPRNSRFESCSFDNKNIEFLTGVGGWVLDGDVTISNSIEHGFGGTLDLGGHKFTIEGDFEQNTFGTIKSDKNEGNFQVKGNLHHKDGTFDLENELTLKVQENLYQSGGTMTIENGNLIVEKDYRIQSVVEEDGEISYKDSNGYLNMEKEDGNVLVKGDFVTQSRYSHDGRLTNGKLELKGDFYQREGRRNNFNASGDHRVIFSGEETQKIYFDNPRNSRFARCSFDNKNIKFLTGVGGWVLDGDVTISNSIEHGFGGTLDLGGHKFTIEGDFEQNTFGTIKSDKNEGNFQVKGNLHHKDGTFDLENELTLKVQENLYQSGGTMTIENGNLIVEKDYRIQSVVEEDGEISYKDSNGYLNMEKEDGNVLVKGDFVTQSRYSHDGRLTNGKLELKGDFYQREGRRNNFYASDDHRVKFSGEETQKIHFDSPRNSRFARCSLDNKNIEFLTGVGGWKVDEDLTIGNSIDHGFVGELNLNGNTFVIEGDFEQNTLGTIKSDKNEGTFKVKGNLHHKDGTFDLGNEGTLRIEGNLYQSGGSMTISDGNLIVEKDYRIQTRLEDNGEISYSYSNGYLNMQEEGGNVLVKGDFVTQSRYSHNGRLTNGVLELKGDFYQKEISNYSSSRYNFLATEDHLVIFTSDEEQNYYFDNPNLSAFANFEISN, encoded by the coding sequence ATGAAGAAAGCAGTATTTATTTTCTTAGTTTTCTGTGTTTTTTTATCTTTGACAGCTTGTGATAATGATGAGCCTGAATTTACGTTAGAACTAGAAATGACTGGTTCCGGTTCGGGAGTGATACGTCCAGCAGTTGGTAAACATACATATAATGAGGGTGAATTAATAACTATTGAAGCAGAGCCAGATGAAGGTTCAAAATTTGTAGAATGGCAAGGAGAAGTAACAGAAAGCAAAGTAGAAGGTAATGTTTATAGCACAAAGGTTCAGATGCTTAAAGATCAAAAAGTAATTGTAGTTTTTGATCTTATTGAGGAAAGTAAAAGTGCAGAAATTAGTCCAGAACATGCAATATTTAATAGAAGCGAATCTTATCAAGAAGACATAATGATTGAAGTATTCTGGAATGATGCTGAAAGAATTATAGATATACAACACGATGGACAATCATTGGGAGAAAATGATTATACTGTAGAAGATAATACCTTAACTATCAAGAAAGAATATCTAGCAGGCCTTGAAATTGGAGAAATATCATTGGATATAGAATTTAACGCAGGTATAAATAGAGAGTTCAAAATTGATATAATAGAAAGCACAGATGCACAAATAACACCTAGCAGTAAAAGCTTTGATTTAAATGAAATATATCAAAAAGACCTTGAATTCTCTATAGCATTTAATGATGGAGAGAGTATAGAAAATATTAAACACAATGATTCATTACTAGACAATGATAACTATCATATAGGTGATGAAGTTTTAACAATTAAAAAAGAGTTTCTTGAAACTTTTTCAAGTGGAACTGTTCTAAACTTAGAGATAGAATTTGCTCAAGGATCTCCAGCAACTATAGAAATAAATATAATAAAGACAGTTAATGCAGAAATTGAACTTCAAAAAGATAGCTTTGATAAAAACGAATTATACCAGGAAGACATAGAAATACAGATAAAGTGGAATGATGCAGGAAATATAGAAGCTATAAAAAACAATGGTGAATTCTTAGAACATAATGAAGATTATACATTGATAAATGATACATTAATCATTAGTAAAGATTATCTTGCCTCATTTGATGACGTGAATTTAGAGATAGTCTTTGATATGGGAGCATCTGCCTTTGCAAGAATAGAGATATTAGAAACAATAAATGCAAGCATTGACCCAGATCATGCTGTATTTAATAGAAGCCAATTTTATCAAGAAGACATAGTGATTGAAGTAGTCTGGAATAATGCTGAAAGCATAAATGAAATAAAAAACGATGGTCAATCATTAGGAGAAAATGATTATTCTCTAGAAGATAATACCTTAACTATCAAGAAAGAATATTTAGCAGACCTTGATATTGGAGAAATATCATTAGATATAGAATTTAACGCAGGTATGAATAGAGAGTTGAAAATTGATATAATAGAAAGCACAGATGCTCAAATAACACCTAGCAGTAAAAGCTTTGATTTAAGTGAAATATATCAAAAAGACCTTGAATTCTCTATAGCATTTAATGATGGAGAAAGTATTGAAAATATTAAACACAATGATTCATCACTAGATAATGATAACTATCATATAGATAATGAAGTTTTAACAATTAAAAAAGAGTTTCTTGAAACTTTTTCAAGTGGAACTGTTCTAAACTTAGAGATAGAATTTGCTCAAGGATCTCCAGCAACTATAGAAATAAATATAATAAAGACAGTTAATGCAGAAATTGAACTTCAAAAAGATAGCTTTGATAAAAACGAATTATACCAGGAAGACATAGAAATACAGATAGAGTGGAATGATGCAGGAAATATAGAAGCTATAAAAAACAATGATGAATTCTTAGTGTTTGATGAAGATTATACATTGACAAATGATACATTAACCATTAGTAAAGACTATCTAGCTTCATGTGATGATGTGAATTTAGAGATAGTCTTTGATAAGGGAGCATCTGCTTTTGTAGAAATAGAGATAATGGAGACAACAAATGCCAGTATTGACCCAGATTATGCTGTATTTAATAAAAACGAAGCATATCAAGAAGACATAGTGATTGAAATAGTCTGGAAAGATGCTGAAATAATTATAGGTATACAACACGATGGTCAATCATTAGGAGAAAATGATTATACTGTAGAAGATGATATCTTAATTATCAAGAAAGAATATCTAGCAAAACTTGATATTGGAGAAATATCATTGGATATAGAATTTAACGCAGGTATAAATAGAGAGTTGAAAATTGATATAATAGAAAGCACAGATGCACAAATTACACCTAGCAGTAAAAGCTTTGATTTAAATGAAATATATCAAAAAGACGTTGAATTCTCTATAGCATTTAATGATGGAGAGAGTATAGAAAATATTAAACACAATGATTCATTACTAGACAATGATAACTATCATATAGGTGATGAAGTTTTAACAATTAAAAAAGAGTTTCTTGAAACTTTTTCAAGTGGAACTGTTCTAAACTTAGAGATAGAATTTGCTCAAGGATCTCCAGCAACTATAGAAATAAATATAATAAAGACAGTTAATGCAGAAATTGAACTTCAAAAAGATAGCTTTGATAAAAACGAATTATACCAGGAAGACATAGAAATACAGATAGAGTGGAATGATGCAGGAAATATAGAAGCTATAAAAAACAATGATGAATTCTTAGTGTTTGATGAAGATTATACATTGACAAATGATACATTAACCATTAGTAAAGACTATCTAGCTTCATGTGATGATGTGAATTTAGAGATAGTCTTTGATAAGGGAGCATCTGCTTTTGTAGAAATAGAGATAATGGAGACAACAAATGCCAGTATTACTCCAGATTACGTTGAATTTAATAAAAGTGAAGCAAGTGATATAGAAATAAATATTGAATGGAATGATTCTAAAGGCATAAATGAAATAAAACATAATGATGATGTTTTAATAGAAGGGGAGAATTATAATATAAGTGAGAATACCCTTATTATTACTAAAGAATATTTATTATCTCTTGATGATGGTTCATACAAGTTTGAAATTGACTTTTTAAGAGGGGTCAATGCTTCAATAACAGTTGATATTGCCTTCTTTTTACCAAATTTAATTAATGAAAACATTACTCTTGATCAAAACTATACTATTATAGGAGACTTATATTTGCTAGGAGGCACAATTAATTTAAATGGATATAATCTTACTGTTAAAGGCAATATTTATCAATTTGGTGGGAGAATGGATATTAGTAATGGAGCTTTATTTGTAGAAATGGATTATCGTTTGCAGCAAAAAGTAACACTTAACAATCAAGTTATCTTTAGCGATAGCGATGGTTATTTAAGAATGCGGGAAGAAGATGGATATGTATTAGTAAAAGGAGATTTTGTAACACAATCAAGAAATTCACATTCTGGTTGGTTAATTCATGGAGTGTTAGAACTAAAAGGAGACTTTTATCAAAAAGAAGTAAGTAATAATTCAAATAGTCGTAACAATTTTTATGCTAGGGATGAACATAGAGTGAAGTTCTCGGGAGATGAAACGCAAAAAATACATTTTGATAGTCCTAGAAATTCAAGGTTTGCACGCTGTAGTTTTAAACATAAAAACATAGAATTTATAACAGGCGTAGGGGGATGGGTACTTGATGGTGATGTAACTATAAGCAATTCAATAGAACATGGATTTGGAGGCACATTAGATCTTGGTGGCCATAAATTTACAATTGAAGGAGATTTTGAGCAAAACACTTTCGGTACTATTAAATCAGATAAAAATGAAGGAACTTTTAAGGTAAAAGGTAATTTACACCATAAAGACGGGACATTTGATTTAGGAAATGAAGGAACTTTAAAAATAGAAGAAAATCTTTATCAATCCGGTGGGACAATGACAATAAATGATGGTAATTTGATAGTAGAAAAAGATTACCGAATTCAAAGTGTTGTAGAAGAAGATGGAGATATTTCATATAACGATAGTAGTGGTATTTTAAGTATGCAGAAAAAAGAAGGACATGTATTAGTTAAAGGAGATTTTGTAACACAATCAAGCAATTTTAGCAATCTAACAGATGGAGTATTAGAACTCAAAAGTGACTTTTATCAAATAGAAAGACGTACAAATAATTTTAATGCTAGCGGAGATCATAGAGTAATATTTTCAGGAGAGGAAACTCAAAAAATATATTTTGACAATCCTAGAAATTCAAGATTTGCACGCTGTAGCTTTGATAATAAGAACATAAAATTTTTAACAGGCGTAGGGGGATGGGTACTTGATGGTGATGTAACTATAAGCAATTCAATAGAACATGGATTTGGAGGCACATTAGATCTTGGTGGCCATAAATTTACAATTGAAGGAGATTTTGAGCAAAACACTTTCGGTACTATTAAATCAGATAAAAATGAAGGAACTTTTAAGGTAAAAGGTAATTTACACCATAAAGACGGGACATTTGATTTAGGAAATGAAGGAACTTTAAAAATAGAAGAAAATCTTTATCAATCCGGTGGGACAATGACAATAAATGATGGTAATTTGATAGTAGAAAAAGATTACCGAATTCAAAGTGTTGTAGAAGAAGATGGAGATATTTCATATAACGATAGTAGTGGTATTTTAAGTATGCAGAAAAAAGAAGGACATGTATTAGTTAAAGGAGATTTTGTAACACAATCAAGCAATTTTAGCAATCTAACAGATGGAGTATTAGAACTCAAAAGTGACTTTTATCAAATAGAAAGACGTACAAATAATTTTAATGCTAGCGGAGATCATAGAGTAATATTTTCAGGAGAGGAAACTCAAAAAATATATTTTGACAATCCTAGAAATTCAAGATTTGCACGCTGTAGCTTTGATAATAAGAACATAAAATTTTTAACAGGCGTAGGGGGATGGGTACTTGATGGTGATGTAACTATAAGCAATTCAATAGAACATGGATTTGGAGGCACATTAGATCTTGGTGGCCATAAATTTACAATTGAAGGAGATTTTGAGCAAAACACTTTCGGTACTATTAAATCAGATAAAAATGAAGGAAATTTTCAGGTAAAAGGTAATTTGCACCATAAAGACGGGACATTTGATTTAGAAAACGAATTAACATTAAAAGTTCAGGAAAATCTTTATCAGTCCGGTGGGACAATGACGATAGAAAATGGTAATTTGATAGTAGAAAAAGATTACCGTATTCAAAGTGTTGTAGAAGAGGATGGAGAAATTTCATATAAAGATAGTAATGGTTATTTAAATATGGAGAAAGAAGACGGAAATGTATTAGTAAAAGGGGATTTTGTAACCCAATCAAGATATAGTCATGATGGACGTCTAACAAATGGAAAGTTAGAATTAAAAGGAGACTTTTACCAAAGAGAAGGTCGTAGAAATAATTTTTATGCTAGTGATGACCATAGAGTAAAGTTCTCAGGAGAGGAAACTCAAAAAATACATTTTGATAGTCCTAGAAATTCAAGATTCGAAAGCTGTAGCTTTGATAATAAAAACATAGAGTTTTTAACAGGCGTAGGGGGATGGGTACTTGATGGTGATGTAACTATAAGCAATTCAATAGAACATGGATTTGGAGGCACATTAGATCTTGGTGGCCATAAATTTACAATTGAAGGAGATTTTGAGCAAAACACTTTCGGTACTATTAAATCAGATAAAAATGAAGGAAATTTTCAGGTAAAAGGTAATTTGCACCATAAAGACGGGACATTTGATTTAGAAAACGAATTAACATTAAAAGTTCAGGAAAATCTTTATCAGTCCGGTGGGACAATGACGATAGAAAATGGTAATTTGATAGTAGAAAAAGATTACCGTATTCAAAGTGTTGTAGAAGAGGATGGAGAAATTTCATATAAAGATAGTAATGGTTATTTAAATATGGAGAAAGAAGACGGAAATGTATTAGTAAAAGGGGATTTTGTAACCCAATCAAGATATAGTCATGATGGACGTCTAACAAATGGAAAGTTAGAATTAAAAGGAGACTTTTACCAAAGAGAAGGTCGTAGAAATAATTTTAATGCTAGCGGAGATCATAGAGTAATATTTTCAGGAGAGGAAACTCAAAAAATATATTTTGACAATCCTAGAAATTCAAGATTTGCACGCTGTAGCTTTGATAATAAGAACATAAAATTTTTAACAGGCGTAGGGGGATGGGTACTTGATGGTGATGTAACTATAAGCAATTCAATAGAACATGGATTTGGAGGCACATTAGATCTTGGTGGCCATAAATTTACAATTGAAGGAGATTTTGAGCAAAACACTTTCGGTACTATTAAATCAGATAAAAATGAAGGAAATTTTCAGGTAAAAGGTAATTTGCACCATAAAGACGGGACATTTGATTTAGAAAACGAATTAACATTAAAAGTTCAGGAAAATCTTTATCAGTCCGGTGGGACAATGACGATAGAAAATGGTAATTTGATAGTAGAAAAAGATTACCGTATTCAAAGTGTTGTAGAAGAGGATGGAGAAATTTCATATAAAGATAGTAATGGTTATTTAAATATGGAGAAAGAAGACGGAAATGTATTAGTAAAAGGGGATTTTGTAACCCAATCAAGATATAGTCATGATGGACGTCTAACAAATGGAAAGTTAGAATTAAAAGGAGACTTTTACCAAAGAGAAGGTCGTAGAAATAATTTTTATGCTAGTGATGACCATAGAGTAAAGTTCTCAGGAGAGGAAACTCAAAAAATACATTTTGATAGTCCTAGAAATTCAAGATTCGCGCGCTGTAGCCTTGATAATAAAAACATAGAATTTTTAACAGGCGTAGGAGGGTGGAAAGTAGATGAAGATCTTACTATAGGTAATTCAATAGATCATGGATTTGTAGGTGAATTAAATCTTAATGGTAATACATTTGTAATAGAAGGAGATTTTGAACAAAACACTTTAGGTACTATTAAATCTGATAAAAATGAAGGAACGTTTAAGGTAAAGGGTAATTTGCACCATAAAGACGGGACATTTGATTTAGGAAACGAAGGAACATTAAGAATAGAGGGGAATCTTTATCAATCAGGCGGGTCAATGACAATAAGTGATGGTAATTTGATAGTAGAAAAAGACTACCGTATTCAAACTAGACTTGAAGATAATGGCGAGATTTCTTATAGCTATAGTAATGGTTATTTAAATATGCAGGAAGAAGGCGGAAATGTATTAGTAAAAGGGGATTTTGTAACCCAATCAAGATATAGTCATAATGGCCGTCTAACTAATGGAGTGTTAGAACTGAAAGGAGACTTTTATCAAAAAGAAATAAGTAATTATTCCTCCAGTCGTTATAATTTTCTTGCCACAGAAGATCACTTAGTAATATTCACTAGTGATGAAGAACAAAATTATTATTTTGATAATCCAAATCTATCTGCTTTTGCTAATTTTGAAATAAGTAATTAA
- the mltG gene encoding endolytic transglycosylase MltG has protein sequence MKNSKKAGIIFLIMVFVLALSFKYIYLSGPVSTVMSTSNYRTITIRPGTSGRQIASILYDNGLIRSERLFYLLLRLESESLKAGTYDINKNNTMHEILDILVSGKVATFRITIPEGYTVEEISERFALLTPYSKEDFLQAANRDMGRNYLKESNLPRKYLLEGFLYPNTYIFPREFTPEQIFESILVQFENRWLERLKENENDDNIYNRARELTPFEILTIASMIEKEAKFDSEKPLVAAVIYNRLEQNILLQLDATVQYALEARKSRLFYRDLEVDSLYNTYRHSGLPPGPIANPGSSSIEAALNPADEEYLFYFATSDGSHVFTHSYSEHLRLLNEMRD, from the coding sequence GTGAAAAACTCTAAAAAAGCAGGTATAATATTTCTAATAATGGTTTTCGTTCTAGCTTTATCATTTAAGTATATCTATCTTTCAGGACCAGTAAGTACAGTAATGAGTACATCTAATTATAGGACAATTACTATAAGACCAGGGACTTCTGGTAGGCAAATAGCCAGTATATTATATGATAATGGCTTGATTAGGTCAGAGAGATTATTTTACTTATTACTTAGATTGGAAAGCGAAAGCCTAAAGGCTGGAACATATGATATAAATAAAAATAATACTATGCATGAGATATTAGATATTCTTGTAAGTGGTAAAGTAGCTACTTTTCGTATTACCATACCCGAAGGATATACAGTTGAAGAAATTAGTGAACGCTTTGCTTTATTAACACCATATTCTAAAGAAGATTTTTTGCAAGCTGCAAATAGAGATATGGGCCGTAATTATTTAAAAGAAAGTAATCTTCCAAGGAAATATCTTCTAGAAGGTTTTCTATATCCTAATACTTATATTTTTCCTAGAGAATTTACACCTGAGCAAATATTTGAAAGTATCTTAGTTCAATTTGAAAATCGTTGGTTAGAGAGATTAAAAGAAAATGAAAATGATGATAATATTTATAATAGAGCAAGAGAACTTACTCCTTTTGAAATTCTAACAATTGCATCTATGATAGAAAAAGAGGCAAAGTTTGATAGTGAAAAACCCTTAGTTGCTGCTGTAATATATAATCGTTTGGAGCAAAACATCTTATTACAATTAGATGCTACTGTTCAATATGCTCTAGAAGCAAGAAAAAGCAGATTGTTTTATAGAGATTTAGAAGTTGATTCTTTATATAATACTTATCGTCATTCTGGTCTTCCTCCTGGCCCGATAGCAAATCCAGGAAGTAGCTCCATAGAAGCCGCATTAAATCCAGCAGATGAAGAATATCTATTTTATTTTGCTACAAGTGATGGGAGTCATGTTTTCACTCATTCATATTCTGAACACTTAAGATTACTAAATGAGATGAGGGATTAG
- a CDS encoding O-methyltransferase: MNDTGFFIPKEVEEELIKLEEKARIEHIPIIQPEVAQFLKVMIKIKKPLRILEVGTAIGYSTTCMAYAAGKDVEIVTVEIDEDMAERAAKNFLKLGVSEQINLKIGDALKVLPCLRREFDFVFIDAAKGQYLNYLEMILEILSQDGMIIADNVLYKGYVANKRSLKRKNITMVRRLEEYIEVVSDHPILESSVLELGDGLAISVRR; the protein is encoded by the coding sequence ATGAATGATACTGGTTTTTTTATACCTAAAGAAGTAGAAGAAGAATTAATAAAATTAGAAGAAAAGGCAAGAATAGAACATATACCAATAATCCAGCCAGAAGTAGCACAGTTCTTGAAAGTAATGATCAAGATAAAAAAACCTTTAAGGATACTGGAAGTAGGAACAGCTATTGGTTATTCAACTACCTGTATGGCATATGCTGCAGGAAAAGATGTAGAAATAGTAACTGTTGAAATAGATGAAGATATGGCTGAAAGAGCAGCCAAAAACTTTCTTAAATTAGGAGTTAGTGAGCAGATTAATTTAAAAATAGGCGATGCTTTAAAAGTACTACCATGTTTAAGAAGAGAGTTTGACTTTGTTTTTATAGATGCCGCTAAGGGCCAGTATCTAAATTACTTAGAAATGATTTTAGAAATATTATCTCAAGATGGTATGATTATAGCTGATAATGTATTATATAAAGGCTATGTTGCAAATAAAAGATCTCTAAAACGAAAAAACATAACAATGGTAAGAAGATTAGAAGAGTATATAGAAGTAGTTAGTGATCATCCTATCTTAGAAAGCAGTGTATTGGAACTAGGAGACGGTCTGGCGATTAGTGTAAGGAGGTAG
- a CDS encoding U32 family peptidase: MNTNKVELLAPAGNLEKLKLAIIYGADAVYCGGHNYGLRQGADNFTIDELKEAVEFVHKNDAKIYITVNMIPHNEDLIGLADYLHELSELGVDALIVSDPGVISILKEENIDIPIHLSTQANAVNWASVRFWKGQGVERVILARELGKEEIIEIKAKTDIELEMFIHGAMCISYSGRCLLSNYMASRDANRGACAHSCRWKYQLVEEQRPGEYYPVFEDEQGTHIMNSKDLCLIKYIAEIIETGVSSLKIEGRMKSLHYAATVTSTYRKAIDEYYKDPENYQYNEEWFKDLRKVSHRGYTTGFFHDKPGENEHNYGSSAYQREYDFMGFVKDFIPASKDSKDHSILGEALVEVRHKFFKGDKVEIMGYDIESFDNKVEYIINEEGEYVDDAPHPKELIRIPVSKEVKPYYIIRREKEDHDKASS, translated from the coding sequence GTGAATACAAATAAAGTGGAATTATTAGCACCAGCAGGTAATTTAGAAAAACTTAAATTGGCTATAATTTATGGGGCAGATGCTGTTTATTGTGGGGGACATAATTATGGCTTGCGACAGGGTGCAGATAATTTCACCATAGACGAACTAAAAGAAGCTGTTGAATTTGTCCATAAAAATGATGCAAAAATATATATAACTGTAAATATGATACCTCATAATGAAGACTTGATTGGTTTAGCTGATTATTTACATGAATTATCAGAGCTTGGAGTAGATGCATTAATTGTTTCTGATCCAGGTGTTATATCTATTTTAAAAGAAGAAAATATTGATATACCTATACATTTGAGTACACAAGCAAATGCAGTTAATTGGGCTAGTGTTCGCTTCTGGAAAGGACAGGGAGTTGAACGAGTAATATTAGCAAGAGAACTGGGAAAAGAAGAAATAATTGAAATAAAGGCTAAGACAGATATAGAGTTAGAAATGTTTATACATGGAGCTATGTGTATATCATATTCAGGACGCTGTCTACTAAGTAATTATATGGCATCAAGAGATGCCAATAGAGGAGCATGTGCTCATTCCTGTCGTTGGAAATATCAGCTTGTAGAAGAACAAAGACCAGGTGAATATTATCCAGTATTTGAAGATGAACAAGGAACTCATATTATGAATTCCAAGGACTTATGTCTAATTAAATACATAGCGGAGATCATAGAGACCGGTGTTAGTAGTCTGAAGATAGAAGGAAGAATGAAAAGTTTACATTATGCTGCAACAGTAACATCTACTTATCGAAAAGCAATAGATGAATATTATAAAGACCCAGAGAATTATCAATACAATGAAGAGTGGTTTAAAGATTTAAGAAAAGTAAGTCATAGAGGATACACTACAGGTTTCTTTCATGATAAACCAGGAGAGAATGAGCATAATTATGGTTCATCTGCCTACCAACGTGAATATGATTTTATGGGATTTGTTAAAGACTTTATTCCTGCTTCAAAAGATAGCAAAGATCACTCAATATTAGGTGAAGCTCTGGTAGAAGTAAGGCATAAATTTTTCAAGGGAGATAAAGTAGAGATTATGGGTTATGATATAGAATCCTTTGACAATAAGGTAGAATATATTATAAATGAAGAGGGAGAATATGTAGATGATGCTCCTCATCCTAAAGAATTAATACGTATACCAGTTAGCAAGGAAGTAAAACCTTATTATATAATTCGAAGGGAGAAAGAGGATCATGATAAAGCCAGCAGCTAA
- a CDS encoding DUF4911 domain-containing protein — protein MIKPAAKETIRMKIRVPREEIVFIDMIFKASKGIALITVDDLKDGTLYIDMTEGTKPDVMGILEDLQQRFPLEIL, from the coding sequence ATGATAAAGCCAGCAGCTAAAGAAACCATACGTATGAAAATTAGAGTACCTAGAGAAGAAATAGTCTTTATAGATATGATTTTTAAAGCATCTAAAGGTATAGCTTTAATTACAGTTGATGATTTGAAAGATGGGACTTTATATATAGATATGACTGAAGGAACAAAGCCTGATGTTATGGGAATTCTTGAAGATTTACAGCAAAGATTCCCCTTAGAAATTCTTTGA